The stretch of DNA TGGGGTGCAGGGCCGGCACTCAGGACCGGAAAACTCGCCGTCTCGTATTGGCCTGGCGGTACGGCAGGGTCGCCGCCGTGCCGTTTCCCATGAAAACCGGACGAAATGATGCCCATCATGCACCTCCAGTGCGGAGCTTCCGGTCGACTCTGATCGGTTCCCCAACGATAGGGCAAGTGCCCGGCAGGGTCTAGGGACGGGCCGTTTGCAGCTCGCGGCGATAAAATCGCTGTAGGGGCACGATCGAACCGTTCAAGGAAGAACAATGAAACCGATCCGTCAGAGCATTGAGGTAGCCCGCCGGCCTGAGGACGTGTTCTCCTACGCGACCGACTTTGCCAGGTTCCCCGAATGGCAGGTCGGTGCAGTCACGGCAAGCCCCATCGATGATTCTCCTGCCGGACCTGGTGCGCGGGCTGCAGTCACCCGGAAAGTTGGCCCAGGACGGTTCGCAAGGACCGAGGTGATCAGCCGGTACCATCCACCGGGCACCCAGACAGTTGGCACCTGGACGGTCGAGGGCGTCGGCGGCCCACTCACAGCTCATGCCCACGGCACCATCCAATCCGTATGGGACGGCGCCGGGTCGCAGGTCACCATCGATATGGACTTTGCAGGCCACGGCCTAGGCAGGTTCTTCATCCCCAGCATCGCCCGGTTCGCGGCCAGGAGGCAGCTCCCGAAGAATCTTCAGAACCTCAAGCGGGTTCTCGAACAGATCCGATAAGTGCAGCCGTGGCCCTCATGGGCGGGACGCGCGCAACGGCGACGGGAGTTCGGTGAAGCCGCCGGCGGCCATCAGGGCGGAGCGGGTAACGAAGGCCCTGGGCGGATTCCCCGTCCTGCAGGACGTGTCCCTGGACGTGGCGCCGTCGGAAATTCACGCCCTGGTCGGGCTGAACGGTGCCGGAAAGACGACGTTGATGCGGATCCTGCTGGGCATGCTCACACCGGACCGCGGCTCGGCCCACCTGACGGGGTTCCCGGTATCCGGGGCTGGGAAACAGGTATGGTCGCGGGTCGGGCAGATGCTGGAGACCCCGTTCGCTTACCCGGAGCTGACCGCCAGGGAGAACGTCTATTCCTCGGCGCGGCTGCACGGCATGGACCGTGCCGCCGCCGGCTCCGCGGCGGAACAGGCATTGTCTGATCTGGGGCTGGAACAATATGCGTCCCGGCGTGCCGGGACGCTGTCGCTGGGAAACCGGCAGCGAGTAGGCCTGGCCGCCGCCTTGGTCCATGGACCGGACGTCCTGGTCCTGGACGAGCCCACCAACGCACTGGACCCCCGCGGTGTCATCGTTCTCCGCCGGCTGCTTCAGGAGGCATCCCGGGACAGGGGCGCCGCCATCCTGGTCTCCAGCCACCACCTTGATGAAGTCGCACGGA from Pseudarthrobacter siccitolerans encodes:
- a CDS encoding SRPBCC family protein, which produces MKPIRQSIEVARRPEDVFSYATDFARFPEWQVGAVTASPIDDSPAGPGARAAVTRKVGPGRFARTEVISRYHPPGTQTVGTWTVEGVGGPLTAHAHGTIQSVWDGAGSQVTIDMDFAGHGLGRFFIPSIARFAARRQLPKNLQNLKRVLEQIR
- a CDS encoding ABC transporter ATP-binding protein, yielding MKPPAAIRAERVTKALGGFPVLQDVSLDVAPSEIHALVGLNGAGKTTLMRILLGMLTPDRGSAHLTGFPVSGAGKQVWSRVGQMLETPFAYPELTARENVYSSARLHGMDRAAAGSAAEQALSDLGLEQYASRRAGTLSLGNRQRVGLAAALVHGPDVLVLDEPTNALDPRGVIVLRRLLQEASRDRGAAILVSSHHLDEVARMADRISVLHQGRIIGTLQPGTVDLERRFFDLVLQSDIQEQEQS